One Paraburkholderia kururiensis DNA window includes the following coding sequences:
- a CDS encoding cell division protein ZapA, with product MSTKLIEVSILGQNYRLACSPETEPALIEAAARVDAEMSKVREHSNVRGTDRIAVMAALSLASELLRLQTSVRHGEAFPAEEIRRTMRQMNEQLGTVIQQYGVQ from the coding sequence ATGAGCACGAAACTGATCGAAGTGTCGATTCTCGGGCAGAACTATCGCCTCGCCTGCTCGCCTGAAACGGAGCCCGCGCTGATCGAAGCGGCGGCACGTGTGGATGCGGAAATGTCGAAGGTGCGCGAGCACAGCAACGTGCGCGGCACCGACCGCATCGCCGTCATGGCAGCGCTTTCGCTCGCATCCGAGTTGCTGCGCCTGCAGACGAGCGTGCGCCACGGCGAAGCTTTCCCCGCCGAAGAAATCCGGCGTACAATGCGCCAGATGAATGAGCAGCTGGGTACTGTGATTCAACAGTACGGCGTGCAGTAA
- a CDS encoding ATPase, whose translation MLNELETLSQNIGRLIEINQQHHEARHALEEQVAQLHAQLDGARAEIEQLREERNALQAERDTLSAKIDDAQVRLNAILEKLPRAKGQGEPDNQLDLLASSQQEEEREEGHHAHGETASGTHEARHGENA comes from the coding sequence ATGCTCAACGAACTCGAAACACTCTCCCAGAACATCGGGCGGCTGATAGAAATCAATCAGCAGCACCACGAGGCGCGTCACGCGCTCGAAGAGCAGGTCGCGCAATTGCACGCGCAACTTGATGGCGCGCGCGCCGAAATCGAACAGCTGCGCGAGGAACGCAACGCGCTGCAGGCGGAGCGCGACACGCTGTCGGCGAAGATTGACGACGCGCAGGTCCGGCTCAACGCCATCCTCGAAAAGTTGCCGCGCGCCAAGGGCCAGGGCGAACCGGACAACCAGCTCGATCTGCTCGCTTCGTCGCAACAGGAAGAAGAACGCGAAGAAGGACACCACGCGCACGGTGAAACGGCTTCGGGCACTCACGAAGCGCGCCACGGAGAAAACGCATGA
- a CDS encoding TonB-dependent receptor domain-containing protein, with the protein MLTPLARATLLALTGLPLAVLAQTPAVSAGPSNPDTAATTDTPPIAPPAASASAAAVSTHAKSQPSPTAAAGDRTLAPVVVTADRGPQRLADAIPQTTLFDAQDIADTTQHDLPGLLQFAPGTQIVRNGGPGSTATLFMRGADATESLVLIDGVRVDSTSLGSAQIAQIPLDQIDHVEVVNGNVSALYGSGAIGGVVQIFTKNGGSYPPRFNFETEYGSYHTQRQQVGVSGALDAEGKTTFSVSLARAKDDGFSSINPALVPAVNPNANGYLNESASASLRHTFNERWDAGVRFFQSNGNSSFDNPYGAPTDLNNLYTKVQQASVFANGKVTDWWTTHLVAAMGNDRSQTALNGVYTDHFSSDNRQYTWQNDFMLAPQQKIQLGYEHLDQTLDSNQYSAPNRHVDSGFAGYTGRFGRSQFQANVRRDQYSDFGGANSYYLGYGFDITPRWKATASWSDAFRAPTFNDLYYPYYGNPAIRPERSHSVEAALQYASDAFGLMRLTAFQTRYSNLIQAAQVLPGVYMAENVGHAKVQGLEASWSGHVGKTDLRAALTLQNPVDEDKDTDLNRRARRFASFTANRSIGSWRVGGEWLLSGARNDSGSNLGGYGIVNLSARYNITRSWYVAAQIQNLFDKDYELAYTYNTPRRSAYLTLGWQQQ; encoded by the coding sequence ATGCTTACCCCTCTCGCCCGCGCGACGCTGCTCGCCCTGACGGGCTTGCCGCTGGCCGTCCTGGCCCAGACGCCTGCGGTATCGGCCGGGCCGTCGAATCCGGATACTGCCGCGACCACGGACACACCGCCCATCGCACCACCGGCAGCCTCTGCTTCTGCTGCGGCCGTAAGCACCCACGCAAAATCACAGCCCTCGCCGACCGCCGCTGCCGGCGATCGAACGCTCGCCCCCGTCGTCGTTACCGCGGATCGCGGGCCGCAGCGACTCGCCGACGCCATCCCGCAGACCACGCTGTTCGACGCCCAGGACATCGCCGACACCACGCAGCACGACCTGCCTGGCCTGCTGCAATTCGCGCCCGGCACGCAGATCGTGCGCAACGGCGGGCCGGGTTCCACGGCCACGCTCTTCATGCGCGGCGCGGACGCCACCGAATCGCTCGTGCTGATCGACGGCGTGCGCGTGGATTCGACGAGCCTCGGCAGCGCACAGATCGCGCAGATTCCGCTCGACCAGATCGATCACGTCGAAGTGGTGAACGGCAACGTGTCGGCGCTCTATGGGTCCGGCGCGATCGGCGGCGTCGTGCAGATCTTCACGAAGAACGGCGGCAGCTACCCGCCGCGCTTCAACTTCGAGACCGAATACGGCAGCTATCACACGCAGCGCCAGCAGGTGGGCGTGTCGGGCGCGCTCGATGCCGAGGGCAAGACGACCTTCAGCGTGTCGCTCGCGCGCGCGAAGGACGACGGCTTCTCGTCGATCAACCCGGCGCTCGTGCCGGCCGTGAACCCGAACGCGAACGGTTATCTGAACGAAAGCGCGTCGGCGTCGCTGCGTCACACGTTCAACGAGCGCTGGGACGCCGGCGTGCGCTTCTTCCAGTCGAACGGCAACAGCAGCTTCGACAACCCATACGGCGCGCCTACCGATCTCAACAATCTCTACACGAAGGTGCAGCAGGCCTCGGTGTTCGCGAACGGCAAGGTGACGGACTGGTGGACCACGCACCTCGTCGCCGCGATGGGCAACGACCGCAGCCAGACCGCGCTCAACGGCGTCTATACGGACCATTTCAGCTCGGACAACCGGCAGTACACCTGGCAGAACGACTTCATGCTCGCGCCGCAGCAGAAGATCCAGCTGGGCTACGAGCATCTGGACCAGACCCTCGATTCGAACCAGTACAGCGCGCCGAACCGGCACGTCGATTCCGGCTTCGCGGGTTATACCGGGCGCTTCGGACGCAGCCAGTTCCAGGCCAACGTACGGCGCGACCAGTACTCGGATTTCGGCGGCGCGAACAGCTACTACCTCGGTTACGGCTTCGACATCACCCCACGCTGGAAGGCGACCGCAAGCTGGTCCGACGCGTTTCGCGCGCCCACCTTCAACGACCTGTATTACCCGTACTACGGCAATCCGGCCATCCGGCCCGAGCGCAGTCACTCGGTCGAAGCGGCACTGCAATATGCGTCCGACGCGTTCGGCCTCATGCGGCTCACCGCCTTTCAGACGCGCTACTCGAACCTGATCCAGGCCGCGCAGGTCTTGCCCGGCGTCTACATGGCCGAGAACGTGGGGCACGCGAAGGTGCAGGGGCTCGAAGCCTCGTGGAGCGGCCATGTCGGCAAGACCGACCTGCGCGCCGCACTGACGCTGCAAAATCCCGTGGACGAAGACAAGGACACCGACCTCAACCGACGTGCGCGCCGCTTCGCCTCGTTCACGGCGAACCGCAGTATCGGCAGCTGGCGGGTGGGCGGCGAGTGGCTCTTGAGCGGCGCGCGCAACGACAGCGGTTCGAACCTGGGCGGCTATGGCATCGTGAATCTTTCGGCGCGCTATAACATCACCCGGTCGTGGTACGTTGCCGCGCAGATCCAGAACCTCTTCGACAAGGACTATGAGCTCGCCTACACGTACAACACGCCGCGGCGCAGCGCCTACCTCACGCTGGGCTGGCAGCAGCAGTGA
- a CDS encoding FecCD family ABC transporter permease, with protein sequence MNRLFMPTAPGMTAKRAVVVWAVLAALALAVFVASLLMGSVPVTGRDALAALLPARSHGADIATEIVRTLRLPRALAGFACGALLSMAGALLQVLLRNPLAEPYVLGVSGGAAVFALLALLAGAAWWMVNASAFMGALLSILLVLGLARRELWRGEPQDTSPRLLLTGAVIAAGWGAAITLLLTLAPDSHLRGMLFWLTGELNGVGMPWFTLVALTIVLVVVVPVAPQLNVLLRGDAAAQALGVPVVPLRLRVYLTASLAAAAAVTTGGTIGFVGLVVPHMLRLAFGNDQRMLLPAAALAGGVAVMAADLVARTVVAPTQLPVGVVTALAGVPVFLWMLLKRRHR encoded by the coding sequence ATGAACCGTCTCTTCATGCCCACCGCGCCCGGCATGACGGCGAAACGCGCCGTCGTGGTCTGGGCCGTGCTCGCCGCGCTCGCCCTCGCGGTGTTCGTGGCGTCGCTGCTGATGGGCAGCGTGCCCGTTACCGGGCGTGACGCGCTCGCTGCACTGCTGCCCGCGCGTTCGCACGGCGCCGACATCGCAACGGAGATCGTCCGCACGCTGCGGCTGCCGCGCGCGCTGGCGGGCTTCGCATGCGGCGCGCTGCTTTCGATGGCGGGCGCGCTGCTTCAGGTGCTGCTGCGCAATCCGCTCGCGGAGCCGTATGTGCTCGGCGTTTCCGGCGGCGCGGCGGTGTTCGCGCTGCTCGCGCTGCTCGCCGGGGCAGCCTGGTGGATGGTCAATGCGAGCGCGTTCATGGGCGCGCTGCTGTCGATCCTGCTCGTGCTCGGTCTTGCGCGTCGCGAACTCTGGCGTGGCGAGCCGCAGGACACCTCGCCGCGTCTGCTGCTCACGGGCGCCGTGATTGCTGCGGGATGGGGCGCGGCCATCACGCTGCTGCTCACGCTGGCGCCGGACTCGCATCTGCGCGGCATGCTGTTCTGGCTGACCGGCGAGCTCAACGGCGTCGGCATGCCGTGGTTCACGCTGGTTGCGCTCACTATCGTGCTGGTGGTCGTAGTGCCCGTTGCACCGCAGCTCAATGTGTTGCTGCGGGGCGATGCCGCCGCGCAGGCGTTGGGCGTGCCCGTCGTGCCGCTGCGGTTGCGCGTCTATCTCACGGCGTCGCTCGCTGCGGCGGCTGCCGTGACGACGGGCGGCACCATCGGCTTCGTCGGGCTCGTCGTGCCGCACATGCTGCGGCTCGCGTTCGGCAACGACCAGCGCATGCTGTTGCCCGCGGCGGCGCTCGCGGGCGGTGTCGCCGTGATGGCCGCCGACCTCGTCGCGCGCACGGTCGTGGCGCCCACGCAGTTGCCCGTGGGCGTCGTCACCGCGCTGGCCGGCGTGCCGGTATTTCTGTGGATGCTGTTGAAAAGGCGGCACCGATGA
- a CDS encoding ABC transporter ATP-binding protein produces MKTALSTRVALTAHDLTLRAGTRTLLDGFTQTFAAHEIWCIAGPNGAGKTTLISALAGLVQPAAGHLALDGARLADWPPVQLAQRRALMPQDIHDAFSASVLDVVLLNRYPHLAGWGWEREADRAAAHAALDLLGLGHFAARDVLSLSGGERQRVALAAVLCQDAPLLLLDEPLSHLDLHHQISCLDALVAWARQAARTVVFSSHDLNLARRFATHALLLDGEGTWHAGPACEVLTPQRASRAFGYPLVLIRDGPHEALIPALPAEKLSR; encoded by the coding sequence ATGAAAACCGCTTTGTCCACTCGCGTCGCGCTCACCGCGCACGATCTGACCTTGCGCGCGGGAACGCGCACGCTGCTCGACGGCTTCACGCAGACCTTTGCTGCGCACGAAATCTGGTGCATCGCCGGGCCGAACGGCGCGGGCAAGACGACGCTGATCTCCGCGCTCGCGGGGCTCGTGCAGCCCGCGGCGGGACACCTCGCGCTGGACGGCGCGCGCCTCGCGGACTGGCCGCCCGTTCAACTGGCGCAGCGTCGCGCGCTGATGCCGCAAGACATTCACGACGCGTTCAGCGCGAGCGTGCTCGACGTGGTGCTGCTGAACCGCTATCCGCATCTGGCCGGATGGGGTTGGGAGCGCGAGGCCGATCGCGCCGCGGCGCATGCTGCGCTCGACCTGCTCGGGCTTGGCCACTTCGCCGCGCGCGACGTGCTTTCGCTCTCGGGCGGCGAGCGGCAGCGCGTGGCGCTTGCCGCCGTGCTGTGCCAGGACGCGCCGCTGCTGCTGCTCGACGAGCCGCTCTCGCACCTCGATCTGCATCATCAGATCAGTTGTCTCGACGCGCTTGTGGCGTGGGCGCGGCAAGCCGCGCGAACGGTCGTCTTTTCGTCCCACGATCTGAATCTTGCGCGCCGCTTCGCCACGCATGCGCTGCTGCTCGATGGCGAAGGCACGTGGCATGCGGGCCCGGCATGCGAGGTGCTGACCCCGCAGCGCGCAAGCCGGGCGTTCGGCTACCCGCTCGTGCTGATTCGCGACGGCCCGCACGAAGCGTTGATCCCGGCGCTGCCGGCGGAGAAGCTGTCCCGATGA
- the cobT gene encoding nicotinate-nucleotide--dimethylbenzimidazole phosphoribosyltransferase: MTLLSTALPVVEPLDQSLRDRLQHLIDTRTKPPGSLGRLETLARQIGMIQRTTRPSVTRPALIIFAGDHGIAHEGVSPYPQAVTAQMVANFLAGGAAVNAFSGVADLALEVVNAGVATPLDTSPNLVDIPVARGTRNFAHEPAMTRDEALEAMRAGAARVRHHAALGTNVIGFGEMGIANTSSAACLMSRLCGVSIDECVGRGTGLDNAGLAKKRNVLAAALERHPVSGDPLDVLATFGGFEIAMMAGAFLAAAEAHMVILVDGFIATAALVVADAIAPDVREYCVFAHASNEAGHRRMLDHFGARPLLALDMRLGEGTGAALAVPLLRAAVAFLNEMASFESAGVSDRDA; this comes from the coding sequence ATGACTTTGCTATCAACCGCATTACCCGTCGTCGAGCCGCTCGACCAGTCGTTGCGCGACCGGCTTCAGCATCTCATCGACACGCGCACCAAGCCGCCCGGCAGCCTCGGGCGCCTCGAAACGCTGGCGCGCCAGATCGGCATGATCCAGCGCACCACGCGGCCCTCGGTCACGCGGCCCGCACTTATCATCTTCGCGGGCGACCACGGCATTGCGCACGAGGGCGTGAGCCCTTATCCGCAGGCCGTCACGGCGCAGATGGTCGCGAACTTTCTCGCGGGCGGTGCCGCGGTCAACGCGTTCAGCGGCGTGGCGGATCTCGCGCTCGAAGTGGTCAACGCCGGTGTGGCGACGCCGCTCGATACGAGCCCGAACCTCGTCGACATTCCCGTTGCGCGCGGCACGCGCAACTTCGCCCACGAGCCCGCCATGACGCGCGACGAAGCGCTGGAGGCAATGCGCGCCGGCGCCGCGCGCGTGCGCCATCACGCGGCGCTCGGCACGAACGTGATCGGCTTCGGCGAGATGGGCATTGCGAATACGTCGTCGGCTGCGTGCTTGATGAGCCGGCTGTGCGGCGTGTCCATCGACGAATGCGTAGGCCGCGGCACCGGCCTCGACAACGCCGGCCTCGCGAAGAAGCGCAACGTGCTGGCGGCGGCGCTCGAACGTCACCCTGTATCGGGCGATCCGCTCGACGTGCTCGCCACCTTCGGCGGCTTCGAGATCGCGATGATGGCCGGCGCCTTCCTCGCCGCCGCCGAAGCGCACATGGTGATTCTCGTCGACGGCTTCATCGCGACGGCCGCGCTCGTCGTGGCCGACGCGATCGCGCCCGACGTGCGTGAGTACTGCGTGTTCGCGCATGCCTCGAACGAGGCCGGGCACCGGCGCATGCTCGACCACTTCGGTGCGCGTCCGTTGCTCGCGCTCGACATGCGGCTCGGCGAGGGCACGGGCGCGGCGCTCGCGGTGCCGCTCTTGCGCGCGGCCGTCGCGTTTCTCAACGAGATGGCGAGCTTCGAGTCAGCCGGCGTGTCGGACCGCGATGCGTAA
- a CDS encoding adenosylcobinamide-GDP ribazoletransferase, producing MNPLAELRYFFTALGYFTRVPVPRWVGYEPQWLTAAARYFPLVGACVGALGVLVYLAALRVFGPGVAVLLSMTATLAMTGAFHEDGLADCCDAFGGAYRREDVLRIMHDSRIGAFGAIALFVALALKWQTLVTLAVPQGASASSMTSAALTPWRLATLMIAAHAVSRACAVSYLVTLDYVRDEGKAKPVAQRMSVTAWLAACAFALPWLAWFVWPDWREGVAVIALLAVLRYALGRYFVRRIGGYTGDCLGFAQQVFEIALYLTALAWISF from the coding sequence ATGAATCCGCTGGCGGAACTGCGCTACTTCTTCACGGCACTCGGCTACTTCACGCGCGTGCCCGTGCCGCGCTGGGTGGGCTACGAGCCGCAGTGGCTTACCGCGGCGGCGCGCTATTTCCCGCTCGTGGGCGCTTGCGTCGGCGCGCTGGGCGTACTCGTTTATCTGGCTGCGTTGCGCGTGTTTGGGCCCGGCGTGGCCGTGCTGCTTTCGATGACGGCCACGCTCGCCATGACCGGCGCCTTCCACGAAGACGGTCTCGCCGACTGTTGCGACGCGTTCGGCGGCGCGTACCGTCGCGAGGACGTGCTGCGCATCATGCACGACTCGCGCATCGGCGCGTTCGGTGCCATCGCGTTGTTCGTGGCGCTCGCGCTCAAGTGGCAAACCCTCGTGACGCTGGCCGTGCCGCAGGGGGCGTCGGCCTCGTCCATGACTTCTGCGGCGTTGACGCCGTGGCGTCTTGCGACACTGATGATCGCGGCGCACGCCGTGAGTCGTGCCTGCGCGGTGAGCTATCTCGTCACGCTCGACTACGTGCGCGACGAAGGCAAGGCGAAGCCCGTGGCGCAACGCATGAGCGTGACCGCGTGGCTCGCTGCGTGCGCGTTCGCGTTGCCGTGGCTCGCGTGGTTCGTCTGGCCCGACTGGCGTGAGGGCGTCGCAGTGATCGCGCTGCTCGCCGTGCTGCGTTACGCGTTGGGGCGTTACTTCGTGCGCCGCATCGGCGGCTATACGGGCGACTGTCTTGGCTTCGCGCAGCAGGTGTTCGAAATAGCGCTCTACCTCACCGCGCTCGCATGGATCTCGTTCTGA
- the cobC gene encoding alpha-ribazole phosphatase, with the protein MDLVLIRHPAVAVEPGVCYGNSDVPLAADAATSAAALTSRLAALDAPPPHVLFTSPLSRCAHVAHVLAMNAGCDLRTDARLAEMHFGAWELQRWDAIDRAALDAWAADFEHAREHGGESVVQFTTRVSAWFDASVDAGSAREHTVQPAAQSTALWAVTHAGVIRAIASRVLGLPLAHCMKWPLALPAVVWLRGDALDSPWALVRWNV; encoded by the coding sequence ATGGATCTCGTTCTGATCCGCCATCCGGCCGTCGCTGTGGAGCCGGGCGTCTGCTACGGCAACAGCGACGTGCCGCTCGCCGCCGACGCGGCAACGAGCGCCGCCGCGTTGACGTCGCGACTGGCCGCGCTCGATGCGCCGCCGCCGCACGTGCTGTTCACGAGTCCGCTGTCGCGTTGCGCGCACGTCGCGCACGTGCTCGCGATGAATGCGGGCTGCGATTTGCGTACGGACGCGCGGCTCGCCGAAATGCACTTCGGCGCATGGGAGTTGCAGCGTTGGGATGCAATCGATCGCGCCGCGCTCGACGCCTGGGCCGCCGACTTCGAACACGCGCGCGAGCATGGCGGCGAAAGCGTGGTGCAGTTCACGACGCGAGTAAGCGCATGGTTCGATGCATCGGTCGATGCGGGTTCGGCTCGCGAGCACACGGTGCAACCTGCGGCGCAAAGCACGGCGCTGTGGGCGGTCACGCATGCGGGGGTGATTCGCGCCATCGCGTCGCGTGTGCTGGGGTTGCCGCTCGCGCACTGCATGAAATGGCCGCTCGCGTTGCCGGCGGTGGTGTGGCTCAGAGGTGACGCGCTGGATTCGCCGTGGGCGCTCGTGCGGTGGAATGTTTGA
- a CDS encoding cobalamin-binding protein, protein MNFFRRLHAVARLRCATTVSVRAFASRSTGSRRTAAGLLLTTLVLPAAQTAHAALTVTDDTGAAVTLDAPAQRVVSLAPHVTELIYAAGGGAKLVGAVSYSDYPPEAKNVPRVGDNKALDLERIAALKPDLIVVWRHGNAQQQIERLRELHVPLYFNAPHHVDDVPATLVKLGTLLGTGATAQAAADAYRREIDGLRARYAAKPVVSVFYQVWDQPLMTLNGTDTVSDVIALCGGRNVFANLAPVVPTVSTEAVLAANPEAIVTAAPGATTPRGRLPGLDRWQAWPAITAVARNNLFAIDGDLIDRPGPRLAQGAALLCEDLERARSRRPGSAK, encoded by the coding sequence ATGAATTTTTTCCGCAGGCTTCACGCGGTCGCTCGCTTGCGTTGCGCGACCACCGTTTCCGTCCGCGCCTTCGCGTCGCGCAGCACGGGCTCACGGCGAACCGCGGCAGGCTTGCTGCTCACCACTCTGGTGCTCCCCGCCGCCCAGACTGCGCACGCGGCCCTCACCGTGACCGACGACACCGGCGCAGCCGTCACGCTCGACGCGCCCGCGCAACGCGTGGTGAGCCTCGCGCCGCACGTCACCGAATTGATCTACGCCGCGGGCGGCGGCGCAAAGCTGGTGGGCGCGGTGTCGTACAGCGACTACCCGCCCGAGGCGAAGAACGTGCCGCGCGTGGGCGACAACAAGGCGCTCGACCTCGAACGCATCGCGGCGCTGAAGCCCGATCTCATCGTGGTCTGGCGGCACGGCAACGCGCAGCAGCAAATCGAACGATTGCGCGAACTGCATGTGCCGCTCTACTTCAACGCGCCGCATCACGTGGACGACGTGCCCGCCACGCTCGTGAAGCTCGGCACGTTGCTCGGCACGGGCGCAACGGCACAGGCCGCAGCCGACGCGTACCGTCGCGAGATCGACGGCCTGCGTGCGCGCTATGCGGCGAAGCCCGTGGTGAGCGTGTTCTATCAGGTGTGGGACCAGCCGCTGATGACGCTCAACGGCACGGACACGGTGAGCGACGTCATCGCGCTATGCGGCGGACGCAACGTCTTCGCGAACCTCGCGCCCGTGGTGCCGACCGTCTCGACGGAAGCGGTGCTCGCGGCCAACCCGGAAGCTATCGTCACGGCCGCGCCCGGCGCCACGACGCCGCGAGGCCGGCTTCCCGGGCTCGATCGATGGCAGGCGTGGCCGGCCATCACGGCGGTGGCACGCAACAACCTCTTTGCCATCGACGGCGATCTGATCGACCGGCCGGGGCCGCGTCTCGCGCAAGGCGCGGCCCTGCTTTGCGAGGACCTGGAACGGGCGCGGTCGAGGCGGCCCGGCAGCGCGAAGTAG
- the cobD gene encoding threonine-phosphate decarboxylase CobD: protein MPPREYPAGTPRISHGGNLHEAARRYGIPHDAWLDLSTGINPHGYPVPPVPADAWRRLPDEDDPAFAASAARYYGAPDAAHVQPTAGSQAAIRALPALLPRATVAIAALTYGEYAPAFAGAGHEVTALDTSWDTLPAGIRHVMVANPNNPTAVRLDAAVLLRWHAQLVARGGTLVVDEAFADSFADAFTDASGDNKGPVSLAPHVAQPGLVVLRSPGKFFGLAGARCGFVLAQPALLHELAARLGAWTVSGPARHAVMHAFADIAWQTRMRAHLADESARLTALLRRHGFAPHSTPLFTWTADPRAEALHHALAQRGIWTRLFRHPANPHDVPSIRIGLPADADEWQRLEQHFAASVDVLALNR, encoded by the coding sequence ATGCCGCCCCGCGAGTACCCCGCCGGAACGCCGCGCATCTCCCACGGCGGCAATCTGCACGAAGCCGCGCGCCGCTACGGCATACCGCACGACGCGTGGCTCGATCTCTCGACGGGCATCAATCCGCACGGCTATCCCGTGCCGCCCGTTCCCGCCGACGCGTGGCGCCGCCTGCCCGACGAAGACGATCCCGCCTTCGCCGCTAGCGCCGCGCGTTACTACGGCGCGCCCGACGCCGCCCACGTGCAGCCCACGGCCGGCAGCCAGGCCGCCATCCGCGCGCTGCCCGCGCTGTTGCCGCGCGCGACCGTGGCCATCGCCGCGCTGACCTACGGCGAGTACGCGCCCGCCTTCGCCGGCGCGGGCCACGAGGTGACCGCGCTCGATACGTCGTGGGACACGCTGCCTGCGGGCATCCGTCACGTGATGGTCGCGAATCCGAACAACCCGACCGCCGTGCGCCTCGACGCAGCCGTGCTGCTTCGCTGGCACGCGCAGCTCGTGGCGCGGGGCGGTACGCTTGTCGTCGACGAAGCGTTTGCTGATTCCTTTGCCGATGCCTTTACCGATGCCTCGGGCGACAACAAAGGCCCCGTCTCGCTCGCGCCGCACGTTGCGCAACCCGGGCTCGTCGTACTGCGTTCGCCCGGCAAGTTCTTCGGACTCGCGGGCGCGCGCTGCGGCTTCGTGCTCGCGCAACCAGCGCTGCTGCACGAGCTTGCGGCAAGACTCGGCGCATGGACCGTGAGCGGTCCTGCGCGACACGCGGTCATGCACGCGTTCGCCGATATCGCCTGGCAAACGCGCATGCGCGCCCACCTCGCCGACGAGAGCGCGCGGCTGACCGCCCTGCTGCGCAGGCACGGTTTCGCGCCGCACAGCACGCCGCTCTTCACCTGGACCGCGGACCCGCGCGCCGAAGCGCTGCATCACGCACTCGCGCAACGCGGCATCTGGACGCGATTATTCAGGCATCCTGCGAATCCGCACGACGTGCCGAGCATTCGTATCGGCCTGCCCGCCGATGCCGACGAATGGCAACGTCTCGAACAACACTTCGCTGCGAGCGTCGACGTGCTCGCCCTCAACCGATGA
- the cbiB gene encoding adenosylcobinamide-phosphate synthase CbiB: MLFLPLPLAAALAALGVVIDRRLGEPRRAHPLVAFGKLAMRIEARFNTGWRGRLAGILAWALAVVPPVAVAAWLTVALPWPLACALHVALLWFSLGARSLRDHIAPIADALARRDLETARVFTSHVVSRDLTQADEAAVSRAAVESALENGNDAIFGALFWFAVAGGPGALAFRLANTLDAMWGYRTPRYLRFGWAAARIDDVLNWIPARLTAASYALLGDTRTAIRCWREQAPRWDSPNAGPVMAAGAGSLNVRLGGPAVYHGVMEERPALGDGDTARAAHVSAALTLVERTTLLWLAMLIVLAFLSVGAHG; this comes from the coding sequence ATGCTGTTCCTGCCGTTGCCACTGGCCGCCGCGCTTGCCGCGCTCGGTGTCGTGATCGACCGGCGGCTCGGCGAGCCGCGTCGTGCGCATCCGCTCGTCGCGTTCGGCAAGCTCGCCATGCGCATCGAAGCGCGCTTCAACACGGGCTGGCGCGGCCGGCTCGCCGGCATCCTCGCGTGGGCGCTGGCGGTCGTGCCGCCTGTGGCCGTCGCGGCCTGGCTCACGGTCGCGCTGCCCTGGCCGCTCGCCTGTGCCCTGCATGTGGCGCTGCTGTGGTTCTCGCTCGGCGCCCGCAGTCTGCGCGACCACATCGCCCCCATCGCGGACGCCCTCGCGCGACGCGATCTCGAAACGGCGCGCGTGTTCACCTCGCACGTCGTCTCGCGCGACCTCACGCAGGCCGACGAGGCGGCGGTATCGCGCGCAGCGGTGGAATCGGCGCTCGAAAACGGCAACGACGCGATCTTCGGTGCGCTGTTCTGGTTCGCGGTGGCAGGCGGCCCCGGTGCGCTCGCGTTCCGGCTGGCCAACACGCTCGACGCGATGTGGGGCTATCGCACGCCGCGCTATCTGCGCTTCGGCTGGGCCGCAGCCCGCATCGACGACGTGCTGAACTGGATTCCCGCGCGCCTCACCGCCGCGAGCTACGCGTTGCTCGGCGACACGCGCACGGCGATTCGCTGCTGGCGCGAGCAGGCGCCGCGTTGGGACAGCCCGAACGCGGGCCCCGTGATGGCGGCCGGCGCAGGCAGCCTCAACGTGAGGCTGGGCGGCCCCGCCGTCTATCACGGCGTGATGGAGGAACGGCCCGCGCTCGGCGACGGCGACACGGCGCGCGCCGCGCACGTCAGTGCCGCGTTGACGCTAGTGGAACGCACCACGCTGCTGTGGCTCGCCATGCTGATCGTGCTGGCCTTTCTGAGCGTGGGCGCGCATGGCTGA